From the Desulfovibrio sp. JY genome, one window contains:
- a CDS encoding conjugal transfer protein TraD, with protein sequence MEKNKLTPEEQLKRALERKNRAIAAENRAKAQLRKAEQRIKYELGGLAVKAGFKGLSLKTVFGSLCFASAMLRVHSAGKEVEDYFQRLGLAAWERFEVAKDLKFLKDLSEQERTTILSELFELIQRHPFPGNDHTARPMPARPSLQPQTQNQTPEVEYKQPAGPPLTPSATHAGFDEET encoded by the coding sequence ATGGAGAAAAACAAACTCACACCAGAAGAACAGCTCAAGCGCGCCTTGGAGCGGAAAAATCGCGCCATAGCGGCGGAAAACAGAGCAAAGGCCCAACTTCGCAAAGCGGAACAGCGAATCAAATACGAGCTTGGCGGATTGGCTGTCAAAGCAGGCTTCAAAGGCCTTTCCCTCAAGACGGTCTTTGGCTCTCTGTGCTTTGCCAGCGCAATGCTTCGTGTCCATTCCGCCGGAAAGGAAGTCGAAGACTATTTCCAGCGCCTTGGCTTGGCCGCATGGGAGCGGTTTGAAGTGGCGAAGGACCTCAAGTTTTTGAAAGATCTTTCGGAACAGGAACGTACGACAATTCTGTCAGAGCTGTTTGAGCTGATCCAGAGGCATCCTTTCCCCGGCAACGACCACACAGCCAGGCCAATGCCCGCGAGACCTTCTCTTCAGCCCCAGACGCAGAACCAGACGCCGGAGGTCGAATACAAGCAACCGGCAGGTCCTCCACTCACCCCTTCGGCAACACACGCCGGATTCGACGAGGAGACGTAA
- a CDS encoding amidohydrolase, whose translation MALKPWPLASVEAGVATDLVVPTPSLEVAVIGLIVCNTDPAATADVVVTLTDAADAILATILMASLAPGESIHIDTKVCIAASVAPDKLRALSNVAAVSFLASGDEG comes from the coding sequence ATGGCGCTGAAACCCTGGCCGTTAGCGAGCGTGGAGGCCGGCGTGGCCACCGACCTGGTCGTGCCGACGCCAAGCCTTGAGGTGGCCGTGATCGGCCTGATCGTCTGCAACACCGACCCGGCGGCAACCGCCGACGTGGTCGTGACGCTCACCGATGCCGCAGACGCGATCCTGGCCACCATCCTCATGGCGTCGCTGGCTCCCGGCGAATCCATCCATATCGACACCAAGGTCTGCATCGCCGCGAGCGTTGCCCCGGACAAGCTGCGGGCGCTCTCCAACGTGGCGGCGGTGTCGTTTCTGGCCTCGGGAGACGAGGGGTAG
- a CDS encoding phage tail protein, with protein sequence MHRIDGPGAVNSLFTEGDPTVPQMATVVSAAWLNDVQENLTRTIEAAGIAPVKGDFDQLRQAINLLSGAGEVGEIRVWPSETLPASGDWLECDGPSLLIVDYPALYAVLGTAWGTAPTGYFRGPDLRGLALRGWDHGRGLDPDAGLRTGGDHVGSTQDDAVKKHNHPLGGAVGTAAGQTGVVDVQAWDNGPYNYYSKDFQVTSDKNGASALANVPTASETRMKNANVMFIIRWR encoded by the coding sequence ATGCACCGCATAGACGGCCCCGGAGCCGTGAACAGTCTTTTCACCGAGGGCGACCCCACCGTCCCGCAGATGGCCACGGTCGTTTCCGCCGCCTGGCTCAACGACGTCCAGGAGAACCTGACGCGCACCATCGAGGCCGCTGGCATCGCGCCGGTCAAGGGCGACTTCGACCAGCTGCGCCAAGCCATAAACCTGCTGTCCGGCGCGGGCGAGGTGGGCGAGATACGGGTCTGGCCCAGCGAAACCTTGCCGGCCAGCGGCGACTGGCTGGAATGCGACGGCCCGTCGCTGCTCATCGTCGATTACCCGGCCCTCTACGCCGTCCTCGGCACCGCCTGGGGCACGGCTCCCACCGGCTATTTCAGGGGGCCGGATTTGCGTGGCCTAGCCCTTCGCGGCTGGGACCACGGACGTGGCCTGGACCCGGACGCGGGTCTTCGCACCGGCGGCGACCATGTCGGTTCCACCCAGGACGACGCCGTCAAAAAACACAACCACCCCTTGGGCGGCGCGGTCGGCACGGCCGCCGGCCAGACCGGCGTGGTGGACGTGCAGGCCTGGGATAACGGCCCGTACAACTACTATTCCAAGGATTTTCAGGTGACGAGCGACAAAAACGGCGCGTCGGCCCTGGCCAACGTGCCCACCGCGTCGGAAACCCGCATGAAAAACGCGAACGTCATGTTCATCATACGCTGGAGGTAG
- a CDS encoding restriction endonuclease — protein MANGEITLWGIHAGKTGDADTLFLKKNVIAIGWHHLGDLAKLPPDREAYKAAVAKAYPEKKPGAIPNNAGQLFRFVHEMKTGDLVAYPSKRDRQIHLGRVEGEYRFDAKLEPGYPNLRPVKWLKAVPRTSFSQGALYEIGSAMSLFQIKNYAEEFRAALEGKTASPPVDQDESVAVVAEEIEQTTRDFILKRLAQELKGHPLAKFVGHLLGTMGYRTRVSPEGPDGGVDIVAHKDELGFEPPIIKVQVKSTEGNIGDPIVSALYGKVAQGEFGLLVTLGGFTNQARNFAKAKSNFRLIDGNELVDLILQHYDQFDSRYKGLFPLKRVYVPEAIDGGGEG, from the coding sequence ATGGCCAACGGCGAAATTACGTTGTGGGGCATACATGCTGGCAAGACGGGTGATGCCGACACGCTTTTTCTCAAGAAAAACGTCATCGCCATCGGCTGGCACCATCTGGGCGATTTGGCCAAACTCCCGCCGGATCGTGAAGCCTACAAGGCGGCCGTGGCCAAGGCATACCCGGAAAAAAAGCCCGGGGCCATCCCGAACAATGCCGGGCAGCTTTTTCGTTTTGTCCACGAGATGAAGACCGGGGATTTGGTGGCCTATCCCTCCAAGCGCGACCGCCAGATTCACCTTGGCCGCGTGGAAGGGGAGTACCGCTTCGACGCCAAACTGGAGCCGGGATATCCCAATCTACGCCCGGTCAAATGGCTCAAGGCCGTTCCCCGCACGAGCTTCAGCCAGGGGGCGCTCTACGAGATCGGCTCGGCCATGAGTCTCTTTCAGATCAAAAACTACGCCGAGGAATTCCGTGCCGCCCTGGAAGGCAAGACCGCTTCCCCGCCGGTCGATCAGGACGAGAGTGTGGCAGTGGTGGCCGAAGAGATCGAGCAGACCACTCGTGACTTTATCCTCAAACGTCTTGCCCAGGAGTTGAAGGGGCATCCACTGGCGAAATTTGTCGGCCACCTGCTTGGTACGATGGGGTACCGCACACGTGTATCACCCGAGGGGCCTGACGGCGGCGTGGACATAGTTGCCCACAAGGACGAACTGGGCTTCGAACCGCCTATCATCAAAGTGCAAGTGAAAAGCACCGAGGGCAATATCGGCGACCCCATCGTGTCAGCGCTCTATGGCAAGGTCGCACAAGGCGAATTCGGACTCCTTGTCACGCTCGGCGGATTTACGAATCAGGCGCGGAATTTTGCCAAGGCCAAAAGCAACTTTCGTCTCATTGACGGGAACGAACTCGTTGATTTGATCTTGCAACACTACGACCAATTCGATTCCAGGTATAAAGGGCTATTCCCGTTGAAGCGCGTCTACGTGCCGGAAGCCATTGATGGCGGCGGCGAGGGATAA
- a CDS encoding DUF2313 domain-containing protein produces MAGHAALLQALLPESYAPTGLIEPELAAEGVALDTALLVSLDPLRGLTPLAALEWLEDYERVYGLPGDCRQQGLLLQERLALLAIALTERAAINRAYFIWLADQLGYAVTIEEFDQFRAGFSRAGERISNYEALFAAGWRAGQSLAQGAPWQFVWMVHASGEPTTLFRAGVSGAGEPLVSWSNQLLECAIRNAAPAHTMVHFAYGG; encoded by the coding sequence ATGGCTGGGCATGCGGCGCTCCTCCAGGCGCTTTTGCCGGAAAGCTACGCCCCGACCGGGCTCATCGAGCCGGAATTGGCGGCCGAGGGCGTGGCGCTGGATACGGCCTTGCTGGTCAGTCTCGACCCGTTGCGGGGGCTTACGCCGCTGGCGGCGCTGGAATGGCTGGAGGATTACGAGCGCGTCTATGGCCTGCCCGGCGACTGCCGCCAACAGGGGTTGCTCCTGCAAGAGCGCCTGGCCTTGCTGGCCATCGCCCTGACCGAGCGGGCGGCCATCAACCGGGCCTATTTCATCTGGCTGGCCGACCAGCTCGGCTATGCCGTCACCATTGAGGAGTTCGACCAGTTTCGGGCCGGCTTCTCCCGCGCCGGGGAGCGCATCAGCAACTACGAGGCGCTTTTCGCCGCCGGTTGGCGCGCCGGGCAGTCGCTGGCCCAGGGCGCGCCCTGGCAATTCGTCTGGATGGTCCACGCCTCGGGCGAGCCGACAACGCTTTTTCGCGCCGGCGTCAGCGGCGCGGGCGAGCCGTTGGTCAGCTGGAGCAACCAGCTCCTGGAATGCGCCATCCGCAACGCCGCCCCGGCCCACACCATGGTCCACTTTGCCTACGGAGGATAA
- a CDS encoding site-specific integrase — MATKWIGTNYPGVRYREHPSRKHGIQKDRYFSIYYKVGGKRREEALGWASEGWTAAKAAQTLAELKKAHTIGEGPCSLAEKRKLAEEKRQAEETARVIEARENITLSQVWKKYLPVAQANKATHTAYAEEAAYRLWLSPTLADKPLRDIKPIHLERIKKTMTEAGRSAQTVRHVLAALRQVFNFAKRHGLYAGDNPVSLVKKPMTDSRRLRFLTHDEADRLLAALAERESNVHDMALLALHCGLRAGEIFSLTWGDVDMERGVLILRDTKSGKTRAAYMTEAVAAMLADMERRGPDDLVFPSANGGRIVQISETFNRVVAAQGLNNGVTDPRQKVVFHTLRHTFASWLVEQGIDLYSVKELMGHGTLAMTERYSHLSPDKLRRAVKTLETSMNTIKRDERIMHMRDN, encoded by the coding sequence ATGGCAACAAAATGGATTGGCACGAATTATCCTGGAGTTCGGTACAGAGAACACCCCTCCCGGAAGCACGGCATCCAAAAGGACCGCTATTTTTCCATCTACTATAAGGTCGGCGGCAAACGCCGCGAGGAAGCCCTTGGCTGGGCCTCGGAAGGTTGGACCGCCGCCAAGGCCGCTCAGACTTTGGCAGAACTCAAAAAGGCCCATACCATCGGGGAAGGACCATGCTCCCTGGCGGAAAAGCGCAAGCTAGCCGAGGAGAAGCGTCAGGCCGAGGAGACGGCACGCGTTATCGAGGCACGCGAAAACATCACCCTCTCCCAAGTCTGGAAGAAATACCTTCCTGTGGCCCAGGCCAACAAGGCCACCCATACGGCCTATGCTGAAGAAGCCGCTTACCGGCTCTGGCTCTCCCCTACCCTGGCCGACAAACCTCTACGTGACATCAAGCCCATACACTTAGAGCGCATTAAGAAGACCATGACCGAAGCCGGCCGTTCCGCTCAAACAGTCCGGCATGTCCTGGCCGCCTTGCGGCAGGTATTCAACTTCGCCAAGCGCCATGGCCTCTATGCCGGCGACAACCCGGTTTCTTTGGTAAAGAAGCCCATGACCGATTCCCGCCGTCTCCGCTTCCTGACCCACGACGAAGCCGACCGATTGCTTGCCGCCCTGGCCGAACGGGAATCCAACGTCCATGACATGGCCCTGCTCGCCCTGCATTGCGGCCTGAGGGCCGGTGAAATCTTTTCCCTGACCTGGGGCGACGTGGACATGGAACGTGGCGTCCTCATCCTGCGCGACACCAAAAGCGGCAAGACCCGGGCGGCCTACATGACCGAGGCCGTGGCAGCAATGCTCGCGGACATGGAACGCCGAGGTCCCGACGATCTCGTGTTTCCCTCCGCCAATGGTGGCCGTATCGTCCAAATTTCCGAGACGTTCAACCGCGTGGTTGCCGCCCAGGGGCTCAACAATGGTGTTACCGATCCACGCCAGAAGGTCGTCTTCCATACCCTGCGCCACACCTTCGCCTCTTGGTTGGTCGAGCAAGGCATCGATTTGTATTCGGTCAAAGAGCTTATGGGACATGGCACACTGGCCATGACGGAGCGCTACAGCCACCTTTCCCCGGACAAACTGCGCCGGGCGGTCAAAACTCTTGAAACCAGCATGAATACGATAAAGAGAGACGAACGCATTATGCACATGAGGGATAACTAG
- a CDS encoding AAA family ATPase, whose protein sequence is MAIAFARMEIISTRNGGSAVGLSSYLNRDRKIQNSTGRQFDFTEKLADEPNEFVHSELLVPEQLKEKWVSSETLWNAAEAADLKKDGTIKTNAQLAKHMVLALPADEGLSREHVLELARQFAREHFTKHGLVVEMVFHDKGDGNPHAHLLISTRTLGESGFGPKARHLNPGFAKGKFVLQKDDWGQEWANFQNGYFKSHGLDLEVDSIGKISQKHVGPAWHQKGGQAVKREINEGIQAENAELPPEEMLTQLTRNKSIFSERDISRLVSKVTSTPEGNANLKKEILSQENLIRLYDHDPGKFVGFTTRDVLEQEKRVMDMARCRNQDAAPMPQPRAIQRALHSRTMDPEQEQAFRHAIAPGGLKIIEGRAGAGKSYTMGAIREAYEKSGFRVVGLSPTNTVAQDMKTDGFAEASTAHSAVWHQENNARSQKWDQRTVLLVDEAAMLDTEIMEKIFSNATRADSKVILIGDDRQLASVARGGMFTEFRHRFGSAEITKVRRQESDWQKEASANFSEGRFLDGLKRYQERKGFLHWLPNASSQKEALVREWTKDMSCDPTQARFVYAGTNAEVNELNMHLRDILAKRGDIVGNHEFETCKGTQTFGIGDRIQFHGTDKKADIFNGSLGTIKWIDGDKVNVLTDAGQEVAFNAKEFRDFALGYAGTVYRGQGKTQTTVYCLHGRNWESRTSYVGLTRHKEQLKFFIDQSNTRDLRALAIQMGQKRVARASIGFRPEFSMKRAPNHERVRTKGREFDLGR, encoded by the coding sequence ATGGCGATAGCCTTTGCCAGAATGGAGATCATTTCCACCCGCAACGGCGGATCGGCGGTTGGGCTTTCCTCGTACCTGAACCGGGATCGAAAAATACAAAACTCAACCGGCAGGCAATTCGACTTCACGGAAAAGCTCGCTGACGAGCCCAACGAGTTTGTTCATTCTGAACTTCTTGTCCCTGAACAACTCAAGGAGAAATGGGTTTCAAGTGAAACGCTCTGGAACGCCGCTGAGGCGGCTGACCTGAAAAAGGACGGAACGATCAAGACAAACGCTCAGCTCGCCAAGCACATGGTTTTGGCCCTTCCAGCGGATGAGGGCCTCTCACGTGAACACGTGCTTGAACTGGCCCGGCAATTCGCCCGCGAGCATTTCACTAAACATGGCTTGGTCGTCGAGATGGTCTTCCACGACAAAGGGGACGGCAACCCACACGCCCATCTTCTCATCTCGACCCGAACTCTTGGCGAAAGCGGCTTTGGCCCCAAGGCGAGGCACCTGAACCCTGGCTTCGCCAAAGGAAAGTTTGTCCTCCAGAAGGACGATTGGGGCCAGGAATGGGCAAATTTTCAGAATGGTTATTTCAAGTCCCATGGTCTGGATCTCGAAGTGGATTCGATCGGCAAGATCAGCCAGAAGCATGTTGGCCCAGCCTGGCATCAAAAAGGCGGGCAGGCGGTCAAGCGGGAAATCAATGAAGGCATCCAGGCGGAAAACGCCGAACTCCCCCCCGAGGAAATGCTTACCCAACTGACCCGGAACAAATCCATCTTTAGCGAACGCGACATCTCCCGTCTGGTTTCCAAGGTCACCAGCACGCCCGAAGGCAACGCCAATCTCAAGAAAGAGATCCTTTCCCAGGAGAACCTCATCCGGCTCTACGACCATGATCCCGGCAAATTCGTGGGATTCACCACTCGGGACGTACTTGAACAAGAAAAGCGGGTCATGGACATGGCCAGGTGCAGGAATCAGGACGCCGCGCCTATGCCTCAGCCGAGAGCCATCCAACGCGCCTTGCACTCTAGAACCATGGACCCAGAGCAGGAACAGGCCTTCCGCCATGCCATAGCACCTGGGGGGCTAAAAATCATCGAAGGCCGAGCCGGAGCCGGCAAGTCCTACACCATGGGTGCCATCCGTGAGGCCTACGAGAAGTCCGGCTTTCGTGTCGTGGGGCTCTCCCCAACCAACACCGTGGCCCAGGACATGAAAACAGATGGCTTTGCCGAGGCCAGTACCGCCCATTCTGCCGTCTGGCATCAGGAGAATAACGCCAGATCGCAAAAGTGGGACCAGAGGACCGTCCTTCTCGTTGACGAGGCGGCCATGCTCGACACGGAAATCATGGAGAAAATTTTTAGCAACGCCACAAGAGCAGACTCCAAGGTGATCCTGATTGGCGACGACAGGCAGCTTGCCTCCGTTGCCAGAGGCGGCATGTTCACAGAATTTCGCCACAGATTCGGTTCGGCAGAGATCACCAAAGTTCGCAGGCAAGAGTCCGACTGGCAGAAAGAGGCCAGCGCCAACTTCTCCGAAGGCCGGTTCCTCGATGGCCTCAAGCGATACCAGGAACGCAAAGGCTTCCTTCATTGGCTACCAAATGCCTCAAGCCAGAAAGAAGCCCTCGTCAGGGAATGGACCAAGGACATGTCATGCGATCCGACCCAGGCGAGATTTGTCTACGCGGGGACCAACGCCGAGGTGAACGAGTTGAACATGCACCTGCGGGACATCCTGGCGAAGCGTGGCGACATCGTCGGCAACCATGAATTCGAGACCTGCAAGGGCACGCAGACCTTCGGCATCGGCGACAGAATTCAATTCCATGGAACGGACAAAAAGGCTGACATCTTTAACGGCTCACTTGGGACGATCAAATGGATCGACGGCGACAAAGTCAACGTACTCACCGACGCCGGCCAGGAAGTCGCCTTCAATGCCAAGGAGTTCCGGGACTTCGCCCTAGGCTACGCCGGAACGGTTTATCGTGGCCAAGGAAAGACCCAGACGACCGTCTACTGCCTGCATGGCCGCAACTGGGAATCCCGCACGAGCTATGTCGGCCTGACCCGCCACAAGGAACAGCTCAAATTCTTCATCGACCAATCCAACACCAGGGACTTACGTGCCTTGGCGATCCAGATGGGCCAAAAACGAGTTGCCAGGGCCAGCATCGGTTTTAGACCTGAGTTTTCAATGAAACGAGCTCCCAATCACGAACGCGTGAGGACCAAAGGACGAGAGTTTGATTTAGGCCGTTAA
- a CDS encoding type I restriction-modification system subunit M has translation MAENSSLVSKVWSYAHVLRDQGISYGDYVEQITYLLFLKMDQERFDYLDEPSIIPTDLRWGTLIVKDGDELELHYRHVLESLAKKNGIIGTIFHKAQNKLTDPSKLKRVVSLINEETWIGMQMDVKGAIYEGLLERNAAEVKSGAGQYFTPRPVIQAMVEVMRPKIGQTLCDPACGTGGFLLAAYEHMKEQSRDKGMQRKLREDTFFGVDIVGEVVRLCAMNLYLHGIGNGESPVHQGDALASKPNMSYDMVLTNPPFGKKSSYKIVGEDGNIKTQKDSYERDDFKFTTSNKQLNFLQHVMSILAINGKAAVVLPDNVLFEAGSAGEGLRKRLLDAFDFHTLLRLPTGIFYKQGVKANVLFFDKKPAAKVPWTKNLWIYDFRTNIHFTLVERPLKLADMVDFIDSYSTDNRAARKETERFKCVAYEELVSRDKLNLDIFWLKDEGLEDLDNLPAPAILAAEIVENLEAALEQFRAVAEELNQQEDV, from the coding sequence ATGGCCGAGAATTCTTCCCTTGTTTCCAAAGTCTGGAGCTATGCCCATGTATTGCGCGACCAGGGCATATCCTACGGCGATTACGTCGAGCAGATCACCTATCTCCTGTTCCTCAAAATGGATCAGGAACGCTTCGACTATCTGGATGAGCCGTCGATCATACCCACAGATTTGCGCTGGGGGACGCTCATCGTCAAGGATGGCGACGAACTGGAATTGCATTACCGGCATGTACTGGAAAGTCTGGCGAAAAAAAACGGCATCATCGGCACGATTTTTCACAAGGCCCAAAACAAGCTGACCGATCCCTCAAAGCTCAAGCGCGTTGTCTCCCTCATAAACGAGGAGACCTGGATCGGCATGCAAATGGACGTGAAAGGCGCGATCTACGAAGGACTGTTGGAGCGCAATGCCGCCGAGGTCAAATCCGGGGCAGGGCAGTACTTCACGCCGCGCCCGGTCATACAGGCCATGGTCGAGGTCATGCGCCCGAAAATTGGGCAGACCCTGTGCGATCCCGCTTGCGGCACGGGCGGCTTTCTGCTCGCCGCTTATGAGCACATGAAGGAGCAATCCCGGGACAAAGGGATGCAACGCAAGCTTCGGGAAGACACTTTTTTCGGTGTGGACATCGTGGGCGAGGTCGTGCGCCTGTGCGCCATGAACCTGTATCTGCATGGCATAGGCAATGGGGAAAGCCCCGTCCATCAGGGCGACGCTCTGGCAAGCAAGCCGAACATGTCCTATGATATGGTCCTGACCAACCCGCCCTTCGGCAAGAAATCAAGTTACAAGATCGTCGGTGAAGACGGGAACATCAAGACCCAAAAGGACAGCTACGAGCGCGACGACTTCAAATTCACCACCTCGAACAAACAGCTCAATTTTTTGCAGCACGTCATGAGCATCCTTGCCATAAACGGAAAGGCGGCCGTGGTGTTGCCGGACAATGTGCTTTTCGAGGCCGGCAGCGCCGGAGAAGGCTTGCGCAAACGCCTCCTCGACGCCTTTGATTTTCACACACTGCTGCGTCTGCCAACGGGTATTTTCTACAAGCAGGGCGTCAAAGCGAACGTGCTATTTTTCGACAAGAAGCCCGCTGCCAAAGTGCCTTGGACCAAGAATCTTTGGATTTACGACTTCCGTACCAACATCCATTTCACGTTGGTCGAACGCCCCTTGAAGCTCGCGGACATGGTCGATTTCATCGACAGCTACAGCACCGATAACCGTGCCGCCCGTAAAGAAACGGAACGCTTCAAGTGCGTCGCGTATGAGGAGCTTGTCAGCCGGGACAAGCTGAATCTTGACATCTTTTGGCTCAAGGATGAAGGCCTGGAAGACCTGGACAACCTGCCCGCGCCGGCCATCCTCGCGGCCGAAATCGTCGAAAATCTGGAAGCGGCTCTGGAGCAGTTTCGGGCAGTGGCGGAAGAGTTGAATCAACAAGAGGATGTGTAG
- a CDS encoding baseplate J/gp47 family protein — translation MYAIPSFEDIRAAYLRDIKNQLPDAATDADSDYAIRATAVAAAVDGLYQHQLWIARQVLPDTADPEYLERHAALRGITRKPAIAAGGDLVVQGTPGAVIASGESVRHVATGLTFLTTAQAVIGADGRVVVAVAAAKAGVMPTFAGEPVLFVQAPEGVLSQAGLTLSGGLAAETDAELLARLLDYMRHPPGGGNAYDYRRWALTVAGISRAWTFPNRRDLGSVDVAVLGPDGPATPSAIAAAQAVVDEKRPAACKDAWVLSPTPVNVTVKVAVRLDASVTTLALYTAQLQDALEAALADLSPGGVVYRSKIEAVSSSLPGVIDRQVKVPQANFVAVVDATRLEWPRLGLVEAEAL, via the coding sequence ATGTACGCCATCCCCAGCTTCGAGGACATCCGCGCCGCGTATCTGCGCGACATCAAGAACCAGCTTCCCGACGCGGCCACGGACGCGGACAGCGACTATGCCATCCGGGCCACGGCCGTGGCCGCCGCCGTGGACGGCCTCTATCAGCACCAGCTGTGGATCGCCCGGCAGGTGCTGCCCGACACCGCCGACCCGGAATACCTGGAGCGCCATGCCGCGCTTCGCGGCATCACCCGCAAGCCGGCCATCGCCGCCGGCGGCGACTTGGTTGTCCAAGGCACGCCCGGCGCGGTCATCGCCTCGGGCGAATCCGTGCGCCATGTGGCCACGGGCCTGACGTTTTTAACGACCGCCCAGGCCGTCATCGGCGCGGACGGCCGCGTGGTCGTTGCGGTCGCCGCCGCCAAGGCCGGCGTCATGCCCACCTTTGCCGGCGAGCCGGTGCTGTTCGTCCAGGCCCCGGAAGGCGTGCTGTCCCAGGCCGGGCTCACCCTTTCCGGCGGCTTGGCCGCCGAGACCGACGCCGAGCTGCTGGCCCGGCTGCTGGACTACATGCGGCACCCGCCAGGCGGCGGCAACGCCTACGATTACCGGCGTTGGGCGCTGACCGTGGCCGGCATCTCCCGGGCCTGGACCTTTCCGAACAGGCGCGACCTGGGTTCGGTGGACGTGGCTGTGCTCGGCCCGGACGGCCCGGCCACGCCCTCGGCCATCGCCGCCGCCCAGGCCGTGGTGGACGAAAAGCGGCCGGCCGCCTGCAAGGACGCCTGGGTGCTGTCGCCAACGCCCGTCAATGTCACCGTGAAGGTGGCCGTGCGCCTGGACGCATCGGTCACCACCCTGGCCCTGTATACCGCCCAGCTTCAGGACGCGCTGGAGGCCGCCCTGGCCGATCTTTCCCCCGGCGGCGTGGTCTACCGCTCCAAGATCGAGGCCGTGTCCTCCAGCCTGCCCGGCGTCATCGACCGACAGGTGAAGGTGCCGCAGGCCAACTTCGTGGCCGTGGTGGACGCCACGCGCCTGGAATGGCCGCGCCTGGGCCTGGTCGAAGCGGAGGCGCTGTGA
- a CDS encoding site-specific DNA-methyltransferase → MVLTDPPYSSGGLHLSARQATPASKYQRSGTKKVYPPMLGDLKDQRSFVMWAALWLGECWRLAKSGASCLVFCDWRQLPAMTDAIQAAGWLWKGIVVWHKPNARPTMGAFRHDAEFVIHAVKEKMRTHTRQCFPGVFHCGVDPRKKVHLTGKPVALVKDLLAVAATGANVLDPFLGGGTTALACVETGRRFIGVELSPEYAALAAERIHAAEAALK, encoded by the coding sequence ATGGTGCTCACCGACCCGCCGTATTCGAGCGGCGGGCTGCACTTGTCCGCGCGCCAGGCGACCCCGGCCTCAAAGTACCAACGCAGTGGGACCAAGAAGGTCTATCCACCGATGCTCGGCGACCTGAAGGACCAACGCTCTTTCGTCATGTGGGCGGCGCTGTGGCTGGGGGAATGTTGGCGGCTGGCCAAGTCGGGCGCGTCCTGCCTGGTCTTTTGCGACTGGCGGCAACTGCCGGCTATGACCGACGCGATCCAGGCCGCCGGCTGGCTCTGGAAGGGGATAGTGGTCTGGCACAAACCGAACGCCCGGCCGACCATGGGGGCTTTCCGACACGACGCGGAGTTCGTGATCCACGCCGTGAAGGAAAAGATGCGGACGCACACGCGACAATGCTTCCCCGGCGTGTTCCATTGTGGCGTGGACCCGAGGAAAAAGGTCCACCTCACAGGGAAGCCCGTGGCCCTGGTCAAGGACCTGCTGGCGGTGGCCGCTACGGGGGCAAACGTGCTCGACCCGTTCCTCGGTGGCGGCACCACCGCCCTGGCATGTGTGGAGACCGGCAGGCGCTTCATCGGCGTGGAGCTTTCGCCCGAATATGCAGCTCTGGCCGCCGAGCGCATCCATGCCGCCGAGGCCGCGTTAAAGTAG
- a CDS encoding Com family DNA-binding transcriptional regulator has protein sequence MEIRCGKCGRLLAKGTGTIEIKCPRCHTLNHVRAASPDKESLRAPKKEHLGVTSNGL, from the coding sequence ATGGAGATACGTTGCGGCAAATGCGGACGTCTTTTGGCCAAGGGCACTGGGACCATCGAAATCAAATGTCCCCGTTGCCATACCCTCAACCACGTGAGGGCCGCGAGCCCCGACAAAGAGAGCCTGAGAGCCCCGAAAAAGGAGCACTTGGGTGTCACCTCAAACGGTCTTTGA